The Helicoverpa armigera isolate CAAS_96S chromosome 7, ASM3070526v1, whole genome shotgun sequence genomic sequence AACCATTGGAGTGGCTTCGATTAATTATTCAGGAGTTTTGAGTGTCTCGTTTACGTGGCGGAATTATTTACTAGTGCCGTCCGACGGATCGGATATCGAGTCAATGTAATCAACAGTCATACGCggatttaaatatgtattacgaATAATCACCGAACGAGCGAAATGTAATTTTAACCCTTTGAAAACGGATAAGGGTGACCATGACCATAGTTTTTTCAGGATTCTTATGTTAATCTAATACGTGGGTAGGCAAAAGCATGTTCTTTATAATAAAGCCATTTGCTTTGGAAATGATTCACGCATTAAAGAGAAGTTTTATTATTCTACGATAGCTTAAAATACAGTCGTTTTATTGAAACGTGTACCGTCATTATTAATGGCGGCATAATTAGAAACGGCTGATTTGAATATCGAAGTATAATAAAAGCCAGAATTATGAATACCTACTATAATCAAGCGATAAAACACGGGTGTCATATTACCTCAATCTGCACGTGTTTAATCTGTGATAAAATCAAAACCTATAATATTAACGCATACTTTTACGATTAATACGTAAGGCGCCGCATTAATTTTATCGCAGTTTTAGGTTGTAAAGACGATTACTTAAACCCCGGCAGTATGATATAATGTGACTCATTTTAATCATTAAggattattatgaaaattaggAAAATGATTATATCTTAAGGTAACGCCAGAGATAGCACCAGTCAAAATACTGCTGATTATCCCACTAATGGAGATATCTacatagattttttgtaaataaataaaaataagtaggtacttattttttagGTAATTTCATTCTAAATAACTGAGTTACTGAGTAAATGCGACCAGACTCGATAATTACGGCCATATTACTCCATATCGATTGGTCGTGTATCGCCTACCTACTTTACCTACAATCAACTGATATTTCGTGTTCTGCAAATTGTGTGAAGTGCTCTCCAATGGCAGCTGAtgtaatttgcatttaaaatagaGCATACGCTGACAACTCTGACATTAATTACAACAGacattattatgtttgtggtaaaaaaaaaacttattttcgcAGCACAGATAAAGgagatatttttagaaatatgaCTGGATTGTTTGTTTCGTTTTTCGCCCTTCACTTTGCGagatttttgtaaacaaacctCAAAGGAACTGAGATAGATCCTTCACAGTAATAAGCAAAAACTGTTTGAATGAATGGTTTGAGTGGcttaattttgtttgtgtatcAACTTTTTATGCTGTAGGGTGATTAGACCAAAAtcattaggtattaaaaaaaaacttttggaaAATATGACAATGCTCACCAAACAAAAAATTTATCTGCTAATTCTTTTTCAACTTAAAAGTATTATGAGTAATGGGGGTAAATCATGGATTTTTTCACACTACCTATAACTGatgttacataaaattatcatgaaacaAACACTGCATATCATTGACATAACAAACAAGAACAATGAAGTTATCTCTTGTTTAACAaggcattatattttaaattaaactttcatcatcatgattatttaaatgacatCATAGGAGAGATTTATGAGAAATGATGTAATTTTACAACAGgcaaaaattgaaaaaagttagaaaaattaataaaaaatagaaaagggAATTTCTCAGGTAGAAACTCACTTTCATGGTCACCCCAATTaaaccagttttttttgctcacccaaaattgtttttgttggtaTCCCATACAGGTAACCAGTAAATTAACTTCTATCAGTTATCAGcaattttatgcattttaacTTGGATAGCCACTGCAGCTATTAGGGGTTGTTCCAAATTATCTGTCTATCTGTGGAATTGTGGACTAAAGAAAGGATTTCAACATTATTAATTATGGGGCTAGTGGTAAAATTCTACCTCTAATAAGTAAATGAACttatagatagaatattaggaaTAGTTATTAGAGAAcattgtttacataataaaaacttttttttacaccTTTGTGTGGCTTTGGGCAAGCAATCTGTTTTAAAAGCCATTCAAGCCTGCCATGGTATCTCAAATTTTATACTTTAACACAgcaataaaacaatgttataccaacattatgtagttatttaaagttttattgtcTTGTGTGTATGTTTCTTCAATGTTACTTATCTCCTGACCTCTAGTCCTTGGAGCAGGACCTCTGATGTATCATGTTTGCAGTCATTGATCATGTCTTAATTAAGGATGAATTTATGAGTAATAACTTGTTTGAATGTCTTTATCATTGTTATGTTGGGCATTTCTTTGGAAAAACAATAAAgcattaaacttttattttgtttttaggtatAAGGATCATTAGTTAGAAgagttttgatttttatgtaaCAGATACAGTTACCATATTTTAAGTGCACATTATTAGAAATTAATTGTAGGAAAATTATTTCTTGGTATTACTTTGAGTAAAAGGGCTGCAGTATGGTGTGGAAAATAAGGTCCAATGTCAAGTGCTTTATCTtataacgtaaataaaattaaaaaatatttacctcctCAATATCCTTGTGGAACTTGATGGGGcgcagcaaataaaattgtatggaGAAGTAAATGAAGTTTATCACAATAAATGCACTGTTCCACAGCACAGCGTCGAGGTAGCACTCGATGCTCCACGCCCACATGCCGGAGAAGGCGCACCCCAGCATCAGCGCCACCCGCAGCCAGACCAGCCCGCTCGGCGTGTGCGGCGCCAGGAACGACAGCAGGAAAAACACATTGGCCACTTGGAAGAACACGTGGTTCACCGGCCGCCAGCGCGGGCAGTGGTTCAAGTACATGTCCCACATGGAGGGCCGCTCGTGAACACTCACATTCACCAGGTCCGTCGCCTGTCCCGGCAACCGAGTGGGCTCCACCAGACCCATGTCGCTCACCGCCCGCTCCGGGCTCGACACCGCGCTGCCGTCACTGCTCGGCGCCGGCACCTCCGTCGTGACATTCTGCAGCCCACTTATCATACCGATCGCTAAGGCACTGAGAAACAACATAGTCCCACCGCGCTCTCAAACACACCCCAACTGAATTTGTCATCGAAACTCTACCCGCAATTGGCATTTGCGTATTGTTATGTTACACTACAGCCCGGTTTTAATGTCTATATtattcaaaaacattaatttattaaagcgttttatttattttaaataaattattataatcgcACCGCTGCACACACATGCAAAACTAATTAACGCAAATGCACAGAGAAAGTTAACTAATAATACGTCGGTCACTAAAATTAGAATagcttattttgaatttaattccTTCAAGAGTCCAAAATAAAACGTTAGGAAACAGTAAAGCAAACAATCGAAGCACACAAATGACAAGCAGCACTCACTGTGTATTATTGACAGAAACCAGAGACAAACTGAATGTGGAGATTAGGGCTGGACTTCAACGTAACATCGCCTATactcaaattaacaaaataaacgctAGTAAGAGTTATAATCGATTATATTACTTTACACCTCTTTAATCTATGTAGTAATATAAATTACGCcataattcattaatttaaatactcgCAGAATACATGCGATTTTTAACAGTTTTAACACGAAATTCTGTGTAGAATGGACAGGACTAAAAGAACTTTTACAGAGCTCGTTTTAATTAATCGTTAACTAATTCATAGACAGAGCTTAATTAACTAATAAAGatggtttttgtttgaaattataatgGGATAATAAGAAATGGGGAAATAATGGgaatacaaaatactttttatggTAGTCCACATGAAATCGTTCAAAATTATTAGTTATTCCAGGATTCGTAAACGCAATGCTGTCAAAATCAGCTGTCAACCGGGAACAGATGTAATGTCACAGAAAGGCGGCATGaaatactgaaattatttatatttatcgtttactttatttatttaatgttttgttccTACGATGTCGGTGCCGTTTGATATGTTGCTTCATCCAGAACTCCTGACTAATGAGCAGTTAATATGCATTATACAAGAGGTAAGTTACTATCTTCTGTTACATtctacacaaacaaaacaaaaataaagtgtttatttataacaaacaatCCTTTTCAGAGGCATTTAAGAGTTTCAAACTTAAGGCACATGCGAAGAGATGAGTTATTGGAGATATTTCACCATTACTGCGTGCCGTACGGGCAAAGGAAATACAGAGATTCAGGCAGGGGCAAATTGCTCAACAAAAATCGTCCGCCTAGCCCTGAAGtgacaaaaaaacttaataaaattaatcaggaagttacacaaaataatcaaaaccgTGACAGGTTGAAGCCCCCTCCCGAATGCATGTCTAGTTTCACAAAAAGGTTCAAAATTGAGACAACAATTACACCATTATCAAATAAAGACAACAGTTACAGTGTGAACAAAAGGAAAATGAGTGTTGATTctgtaagtactttatttatgtaTGCAGATAGTCAGtttgtaatatatgtatgtaacatCTTCATTTAACCATAAAAGCATAGCAATAACAACATTTTCTGGTAACTAGTGAATGATATTAATATACTCTTTTTTTGCTTATTTCAGGTGACTGTAACAAATGACTGCCCTCCACAAAAAAAGGAAAGAAAACCTATAACATGGCCGTGAAGTAGTGGAAatcaaaaactataataattcATGAGTATAAATCGAAGTCTCTCCTATACCAATGTACATGATTGTTAGGTATGTACATGTTGTATTGCCAACATTAGCCAAATTGAATAATTGAATACTGGCAATGGCTtgaattctattttcaaattatcaGTCAAGACCaaccagttttatttaaaagaaaataaataatattatgtctattaaaaaaactagaaaTCTACAAGGAATGCtgtgtaataataaattgtaaatataaaaatttcttCAATGTTGTTAGGAAAGTGTAGATTATTAAAAAATTGATGAAACGCAAGttcagttaaaataatttttttaccaTATCAATATCTTTGAAACATGAATTCTGTAATGAGTATGTTATTATGATGTACAGTTTCTTCTGTAAATACACTGACTTGCCAGTAAAAAAAATGAGCAGCTAAACGATAATGGTGGATTCAAATgtaaaatagaataattaaaaaaaattatttgtttaagttaAGTTTGCAGTTGAGTTAGTAATATTAGTGAAAGTGTTAGCAGAATCAATATGTTTATATTATCAATGGATTCAATAAGTTATAAGTACATTAATTTAGGAAAATAAGCTTTCAAGCTTTGTTGATTGTTTATTCTGAAGCTTGTTAAGAGTTAGTAGTCAGAATATTTTAGTATATATTAGCATCCTGTCTTTAAAGCTTTTCTGGAACAAATGTTATCTTTGTTACATAGCTACTTACAAGATATACATaatcattgaaaaaaatatatacttcaGTTATAAAGAAAGTATACTTGACTaagaagttaaaataaatattgctatGTAAAGGGATATTTActacatttttgtaaataagagttgattaaaattcattttctacttttgtaaaaataagCTTCAATCTTGTTTCTATTAGGCAACTAGTGTTCCTGCAATGTTAGATTTTATTCCAATTGACTTGTACATATTGCAGTAAATAGTacgtaagttattttttatgagtgAAATCGGAAATACATGAAGTTTTGtgataaattttgaattttaattgaattatccattatatttaagtacttatttaatataaggGTCGACAATcagaataggctagtttcctaaaaaataataattagtccgtcttgtagattgtccaaaattaagtgatacgtattttttcttttttaaattggatcagaacttgttaagatatagcgtgttaaagttgagtgtgacgtcacaagttgctacaattttcaggacactgtgacgtaaaaggcccccactcctaatttttgaagtgtattatctttgtcattttatgtttaattaaaaaaagaaaaaatacgtatccaatattttttgattatctaaaaagcggactaaatattatttcattatttcgaccctggacactaccctattgtttttcgtatgggAATCGACCGGTAATGTCGGCGGGCGGCAGTGAGAGCTCGTAGTTCGTAGTTTATCGCCAGAAAAGGTTATTGAATAAAGGTTGTAAgacaagtttattattttatcaaagtcTATGGTTgccattaaacatttttgaaaaaagaactgtCAGCAGCTGTTACGGCtgacgtatttttatttaaataactttaattattatttcatactttaaGAATCGAGTTTTAAACCATTTGCAATTATGAATCCTATACAGAAAAATGTGAAATCGACAAAAAGTCGCCAGGACACGATTAATCAGACGCAGTCGCATTTCCTGGTGCCCTCCGAAAAGCTGGATAAGGTCACGAGAAGAGTTATCGCTCCTTATGCTCAAATCGAAAGGAAAGGTAGATcaacttttctaactttttCAACCTATTGGGtacatttttgtaacaccaCAACGCTAAGGATCTCCTTAGTAATTAAAGCAGGCCCTGGCTTTAGTTATAGTATGTATGGGTCTGAAGGTCTATGAAACTACAATTCATTTTCACGCCAAACGATACTACTGTGAGTGCGACCACTTTCATAAATATTGCTTTCAGTATTTACCTAGTAGgtacaaagataaaaatagtaaGCACGTTCAGAAATATATGACCGAAGAATACGACACGTATAACGTTTAGTAGGTAAGATTCGCTACTATGTAGTGTGttgcgggttcgattctcgcAGCTGAAATAGTTCACATTCTGGATATTGGCAGTATGTGTGATATTCTTAATGTAAGGCATacactcttaaaaaaaaacaatcaatctGCTGGATCAGGTAAATAATTGATTCTTTTATGCTATCCAGGCCTCAAAGAGGATGAGGAAAAAGCCGACAGATACCTGGACATGAACAGGTTCAACGTGTTCCTGGAAGACACGGTCGATCTGGAGTCACTGCTGTACGAAACTGCCATGGTCTTGAAGACTGTTACAGATAGTTCTGGTAAGTTCAAATCTAAGATAAAATTGTGAATGCTCCACCCTGTGAGAGGAATcttgtgcccagcagtaagacgataaaaaaggtgacataaaattaaattataaatttaaaaaaacccccgacccaaaaaaagtacgcaataattatgacaaaaggtcaaaaacgctaaaccctataaaaagcaaaaaataacttttaacactacgtaaactaaattttgacgggtcgggggaccgctctaattcattacttaagatacgtgtttttttttaaaacgaatgttgtaattaggtaggtatcatttgatctatgtaagtatttatgaaggtaaaaagcggtcccccgacacgtcaaaatttagtttacgtagtgttaaaagttatttttgcttttatagggtttagcgtttttgaccttgtcataattattgcgtactttttttgggtcgggggtttttttaaatttataatttaattttatttcatgctttttaaaggagctccttaatttttccttatttcatttaatttattttatctaagatggggtcgctatatgcgatttcggccaaaggaagctgtttaacaatcctcatgacaaactggctctgggagaattgcacagattgagaaacaatacagattaacctttggacattctagattttcagcaaaaatataaatcggtttatccgtttcattccggcatttcagggtttcatccgccacatcccatttccagcatcaggttctcgtcaatcagaaacatgaagagaactcgtcaagacaaattcaacgagcccaaactcgattggtttactaaaaggcagttcagggttacgtctcctaccttcgtgccctaacagcagaccagctcagtggttccaaaagacattagtgtttcaaatttcagatcccacatatacttgcaagtaaactgagcgtgtaacattcctatcacatctagcaaacgagctgatgaccttgaagacctgaaccgatttccaccaaacatagctaagaacactcccgactgacataccttttaaacaaaaaaaaccgcattacaatcggatcatccgtttgggagctacgatgccacatacacacacacacacacacacacagacacgtcaaacttataacaccccgtcgtttttgcgtcgggggttaaaaagctgcaaagtttgttttttgcttgcttgaaataaaatattttttctctagtctcaggaactactgatccgatttaaaACATGGCTCAAATAATGTAatctgtacctacctaactataATTTTCTATGTCCACAGGCGTATTCGTTTACATAGTAGACAAACTGAAGAATGAGATAGTCCTCATGCATCCAGATACTGAAAATCCTGATCGACATGAAATCAACATGACAATACGTAAGTCGTCGTTTTTGTTGCTGCATCGAATTTCAGCGTCCATACTGCGACCTTGATCccaaaaccttatttttatttcaatgctcAAAACAGTTGATGAAAGTGGTGCAGGAATCCGTACAGTACCTACTGTTATTATGAAGACCCTGAGTCCTATGTGCCCGCACTCCTGAATAGCTACttgcatacctacttactaaacTTGTTTACCTACTCTTTCATCACGCTGCCACTGTAGATGAAGTACCAGGACTTAGCAGTCTTATATTAAGGTAACAAAGAGACTTTGGCACTTTTCTCTATTCAGGGGAGGGTAAAACAGCAGCAGCTCACGTAGCCTCCACCAAGGAGTTCCTCCTTCTGGAAGACGTGCAAAGAGACCGGCGGTTCTCTGACGGTCTGCGGTGGATAGACGCGAAGGTCGCGCTGTGCATGCCCGTGGTGAAGCCCGATGGCGAATGCTATGCTGTGCTGGAGTTGTACCGGACTTATTCTAAAGTTTATGATGATGTGAGATTTGTTTGACTAGCTTTAGTAGACTTTGCGTTAATACTTACTAACTATAGCCATGTTTTGGTAACTTCGTTACCGGTAGCAATTTActttatactagccgttttcccgcggtttcacccgcgtcccgtggtaactactgcccgtaccgggataaaatatagcctatgttactcgtggataatgtagctttcgaatggtgaaagaatttttaaaaactgtccagtagtttttgagcctggtcattacaaccaaacaaacaaacaaagttttcctctttataatattagtatagacgtGTCCCCAGTTTTGTCTTCTCATAGGTAACTATTCTAGCCTTTCCGTTGGTGTCATCATGTGCCTCGCCTTTTCAATTCGTCGACAGCTGCTTTTCGTAGCCAAAAATGCAGACACGAGGTAGGCACTTTCGTATCTTCATGTAGTTTCCATTTCGCATTTTTCATGtaaggtacctattaaaaaatatctaaattcaGACCCAGCTGAACTATTCGATTTCAGAACGTAGTATACACAGTGGTAAGCGTGGCGTGCTGGGCAGGAGCAGCCGTGCACCAAGCACAAGCGAGGGTCACGCTGCAGAAGACAGCACACCTGAACTCTGAGCTCAGGGCGTTGTTGCAGAACTACTTCTGCGATCTCGCTTCTATTGATACCATGCTTACTGATATGCTGGTAAGTGCTTAAGTTCTTATAAGTACACCCTTCTAAGCAGTTATTCCTGGGCGGTTTAACAATTTTGGGGCATTTTCCTGTGGCAAATTAgaagaacaaataaaaaggtAGGGTCTGGGTCTCGCGTGAGTCTAATAAACTCAGTTGTGTGGCCCTGCCTAGCCAAGTGCCTATAAATAAGACGTATGGTTGAAAAAGCTAAAAAGCCTGTACCTACAAGTATCCTAATCCACTTTAGCTAGCTTTTTTAATACTCGTAATTTAGAATCACTTCTCGAATTTCTCCAGACGGTGGTAAAGTCGTTCATCGGAGCCATGCGGAGTAGTTTCTTCATAATCGACAAGGAACACATTGGCGAGACGCTGCAAGCCGACATGTGGGACGATGGCTGGTCTGGAGAGAAAAGCACCATGCCGAAGAAGAAGCTTAAAGTCAAGTTAGTATCCCTATTCTTATAGCAAGATAAAATCTGGCGATTTTTAGAAATCAAATCATCTGAACGTATGCtaatataataggtaggtatattcatGACTGAATATCAGGATTTCAAAGCGCTTTAAGCAAAATAAGcctaactaatatttttactgGTCCAAAGATTGGTCCACTTTTGTACCTGGCATGaagaaaacaaacatttcaTGTATCGAATGTCCTGCACCCCTGTCTGAATTGCGGACACCAAAAAAACCATCGTTATGAGCGTGacgcaattttaaaataaacatttcccTTTTCAAGCTATCTTTTCACATTTTCTTTCTTCCTTCACTTGCTCCCCAGTCTAAGCCAAGAACAGACACCAGCCGGCTACGTAGCCCGTACCGGCGAATCGCTGAACGTTCGCGACGCGTACCGTGATCCTCGCTTCACTAAGGAGATAGACCCGACCACTGGCACTGTTGTGAGGTCCTGTCTCGTGTCGCCTATAACTGACAAGACTGGCGTTATTGGTAAGGATATTGTGAGatcttctatttttattgatCCCTTAATCAATTTGCATGGTATGTGGATCTGAAGTAGAATGTTGTTTTGTGCGCCGTTAAAGCTTTGTAGCCCATCAAGGGTCTTGCTGACACCGCTAAGTTAATATTTCTATACGCACTTATATGCATTAGTCTGCTTTTTACTATGCTAATTGGCCTGGTGGGGGTTTAGAAGTAACGTTTTTACTTTATAATCGACTTCCTAAAGAGGAGGTTTATAATTTGGAATGTTTCCTGTTATTCAATAACAACGAGAGCGCAATAAAAGGTTTGTTCACCATTATCCAGGAGTAGTCCAACTGACAAACAAGACGAGTGCGACGCCATTCGACGCGGACGACGAGCTCATATTCGCGGTGTTCGTGAGCTACTGCTCACTCATCGTGCACTTCTATAACATGCAGCAGAAAAAAGTCTTCCATGTATGCACAATTACCTTTTCTTTTTTGAGCCATTTATTCAGAgtaagctgaaaatcagcacttgtTGACGGTCatgtttacaaaagacagcccccaaaaactTGTATCTATATTTCAGGGGTTAGACGACAGACCAACTTAAGTATTTCTTGAAGAATCTCGTGCCCTCTAGTACGTTACGTTAACATGACTTTTGGATCCAGTGAAGGTCCACAGGTCACGTAAATAGTTACTGTTTAGCACGTTCTGTCTAGATAACCATTATAAAATCGAATGGGGGAAAACCTGGCATCCTTAGCtctattttcgtattttttgctCTCAGTTCGCTGATTTCACGCACATCTTTATGCAATAGATTTCTAATGCACAGCACAATATTCCAGGAGAACCTTAATCGCGTCTACTCGGAGCTGCTGAGCTTGCACATGAAGCCGTGCAAGCACGACCTGGACGAGCTCGTCGAGTCCAGTGGCGTGGTCATGGCGCCGCCCACTTTTAGAACGTAAGCCATCACTTCTATTACAATGCACTTACTGATAAAATACATCATTATGGTCCAAAATCAAAAGTGAAAGCCGGGCTATCAAAAAAAGTGCTATATTTTGTTTCGATCCCTTTTTTGCTTAAAATACTTCTCATGGTCCCATTGTCATCGTCaagtccaggatctgatgatggataCACTGAGAAATCGAGAGCAACTCTCGAAGATTTTAGACACATGGGTAAAACTTGACATTATTTTAACTTACCTTATAAACCAATGAAGGTTTGGatctgacctgatgatggagactaAAGAGAGACGATTCTACTTCGACGtccatttttacaaaataaaatctccaCGGAAGTTCTACTATAAAaaggtttgttttttattcCAGTTTCGACTTCCACATAAGCGAAGCCAGCAAAGAGGACATGGCTGGCTTGGTCTGGATAATGTTCTCCGAAACCTTTACCAACAGGAACTTCGATCGCTTAGGACTAGCAGACTTCATACTATCGGTCCTAGGAAGCTATAGAGACAACCCCTATCATAATGCCGAACATGCGTTCTGCTTTACGCATACTATGTACATGATACTGTTGCTTAATTCTGGATACTTTGATTTTATTGAGGTACTTATTCTCTATACTAGATCTTGATTTGTTCAGGTATTTAGTAGGTACCAACTGTTGATTAGAATTTCATTTATGTAGCTCATCTAGACTACACAATTTCCGATAGTCGATGGACAGAAAAGGAACAAAACACCAAGGACCGTTGGTTTTAATACAGTTTCACAGATAAACGGCTTAACTGTTCTaaattgatgatgattatttactagccgtttatttactatttttttttattctttctttttgtttatatctTTGGTATTTGTCAATTATATATaacctatatgtatgtacaccCCAAACTGCCCGTTTTTCACTGTATTCTacagataaactccatccaaaggttgtctggaagaaattgctatttagcaataagaccgccgattgtactgtgtttttgtatgttgtgatgtcctgtgttgtgtcttggtgtacaataaagaataatctatctatctatctatgatGTTGtcttagccgattatcggctacggcgactGTTCACATGTAcctaaggagattagccaactgcgcaggacgtATTATAGTGCTCAAGCATTTGGGcacacacaggtgcactcaatattccttcactctcatagcgcgatgggacggcaatccgacacgaccgaagaAAGATCATgctctaaataaattaaataagtaagacTCTAGGTGATGATAGGTGATGTCTCTTCATATCTTTCAGACGATAGCTC encodes the following:
- the LOC135117112 gene encoding uncharacterized protein LOC135117112 — protein: MSVPFDMLLHPELLTNEQLICIIQERHLRVSNLRHMRRDELLEIFHHYCVPYGQRKYRDSGRGKLLNKNRPPSPEVTKKLNKINQEVTQNNQNRDRLKPPPECMSSFTKRFKIETTITPLSNKDNSYSVNKRKMSVDSVTVTNDCPPQKKERKPITWP
- the LOC110372740 gene encoding cAMP and cAMP-inhibited cGMP 3',5'-cyclic phosphodiesterase 10A; this encodes MNPIQKNVKSTKSRQDTINQTQSHFLVPSEKLDKVTRRVIAPYAQIERKGLKEDEEKADRYLDMNRFNVFLEDTVDLESLLYETAMVLKTVTDSSGVFVYIVDKLKNEIVLMHPDTENPDRHEINMTIREGKTAAAHVASTKEFLLLEDVQRDRRFSDGLRWIDAKVALCMPVVKPDGECYAVLELYRTYSKVYDDNVVYTVVSVACWAGAAVHQAQARVTLQKTAHLNSELRALLQNYFCDLASIDTMLTDMLTVVKSFIGAMRSSFFIIDKEHIGETLQADMWDDGWSGEKSTMPKKKLKVNLSQEQTPAGYVARTGESLNVRDAYRDPRFTKEIDPTTGTVVRSCLVSPITDKTGVIGVVQLTNKTSATPFDADDELIFAVFVSYCSLIVHFYNMQQKKVFHENLNRVYSELLSLHMKPCKHDLDELVESSGVVMAPPTFRTFDFHISEASKEDMAGLVWIMFSETFTNRNFDRLGLADFILSVLGSYRDNPYHNAEHAFCFTHTMYMILLLNSGYFDFIETIALMLSGLCHDLDHPGFNNNYLMLCKHPLASMYKTSMLEHHHFFLAKKMIEDKNILTRLPLTDQQRIMEEIKYDILCTDLAIYFQIRAQLTPLLHDRVFDWNDNGHRKMLKGILMTTSDLSGCCKPFGVSKATAEAVYQEFYDQGDRERAMGYTPLSMMDRRRSINQPAEQIQFLSVVVLPCLLMLQNVFPNTSPLTDNCRKTQEAWHEEIEIRGQKLWRQEDAIPNGKNNRFLGDTKPENED